The Gammaproteobacteria bacterium genome has a segment encoding these proteins:
- a CDS encoding Fur family transcriptional regulator, whose amino-acid sequence MDVRERVIGRLIERGVRPTAQRVDIALQVLVRPCHFSAEQLLANLRRTGAGVSKATVYNTLKLFSERGLLRAIAVDPQRLMYDSTTRPHHHFYNTESGELTDINPVDVRLAKLPLLPRATEAEGVEILIRVRPRTSG is encoded by the coding sequence GTGGACGTTCGTGAGCGCGTAATCGGGCGGCTGATCGAGCGCGGCGTGCGGCCCACCGCCCAGCGTGTCGATATTGCGCTCCAGGTGCTGGTCCGCCCCTGCCATTTCTCGGCGGAACAACTACTCGCGAACCTGCGCCGGACGGGCGCCGGCGTGTCGAAGGCGACCGTCTACAACACGCTCAAGCTGTTTTCCGAGCGGGGGCTGCTGCGCGCGATCGCGGTCGACCCGCAGCGGCTCATGTACGACTCCACGACCCGCCCGCACCATCATTTCTACAACACCGAGTCCGGTGAGCTGACCGACATCAACCCGGTCGACGTGCGCCTGGCGAAGCTGCCGCTGCTGCCGCGGGCGACGGAGGCGGAGGGCGTGGAGATCCTGATCCGTGTGCGCCCCCGCACCAGCGGGTGA
- a CDS encoding GspH/FimT family pseudopilin, with the protein MQCPRGLTLLELLVAISLVAILAAAGAPLFRSALLEARMTAAVNSLVHTAHLARNAAQVDVRDVVVCRSIDALQCAPPGNWSSGWIAFVNRDHDDPPAVDDDERILQASGGQPLQTIRSNRRAYVLRPFPRRATNGTVVFCDARGAAEARAVIISYSGRPRVARRSATGQPLSCPA; encoded by the coding sequence ATGCAATGCCCGCGTGGTCTGACACTGCTGGAACTGCTGGTCGCCATCAGTCTCGTGGCAATACTGGCAGCGGCCGGCGCACCGTTGTTTCGCAGCGCATTGCTGGAGGCGCGCATGACGGCGGCGGTGAATAGCCTGGTGCACACGGCACACCTTGCCCGGAACGCCGCGCAGGTGGACGTGCGCGACGTGGTGGTGTGCCGCAGCATCGACGCGCTGCAGTGCGCGCCGCCGGGCAACTGGTCGAGCGGCTGGATCGCCTTCGTCAACCGTGACCATGACGACCCGCCGGCCGTGGATGACGACGAGCGGATCCTGCAGGCGAGCGGCGGCCAGCCGCTGCAAACCATCCGCAGCAATCGGCGCGCCTACGTGCTGCGGCCGTTTCCCCGTCGCGCCACCAACGGCACCGTGGTGTTCTGCGACGCTCGCGGCGCCGCTGAAGCGCGCGCCGTGATCATCAGTTACAGCGGTCGCCCGCGGGTCGCCCGTCGCAGCGCCACCGGGCAACCGCTCAGCTGCCCGGCCTAG
- a CDS encoding GspH/FimT family pseudopilin has protein sequence MGKKLQEGFTLIELLVLMMVLAITLGLGVPAFNGMRANNRMSAAANDLVTSLHAARSEALTRSRSVTMCASGDWDAARPVCDGAADLPGGWIVFVDENTNGGVDDGELVVQGHGPMDGSIRDQARTRSDGAGPVYLSFRADGILQAIPGLPDPVSNIQLCDARGNKDTGGGTAAGRWITVSPAGRPALHDTVAALQDDRNPLAGCGAG, from the coding sequence ATGGGCAAGAAGCTCCAAGAAGGCTTCACCCTCATCGAGCTTCTCGTGCTGATGATGGTGCTGGCAATTACCCTGGGACTCGGCGTCCCGGCGTTCAACGGCATGCGCGCCAACAATCGCATGAGCGCGGCCGCCAACGACCTGGTGACCAGTCTGCACGCGGCGCGCAGCGAAGCGCTCACCCGCAGCCGCAGCGTCACGATGTGCGCAAGTGGCGACTGGGACGCCGCGCGGCCGGTCTGCGACGGCGCCGCCGATCTCCCCGGTGGGTGGATCGTCTTCGTGGACGAGAACACCAATGGCGGCGTGGACGACGGCGAACTGGTCGTACAGGGGCACGGCCCAATGGACGGGTCCATCCGCGATCAGGCGCGCACGCGCTCCGACGGCGCAGGACCTGTTTACCTCTCGTTTCGCGCCGACGGCATCCTGCAGGCGATCCCCGGGCTGCCGGACCCGGTGAGCAACATCCAGCTCTGCGATGCGCGCGGTAACAAGGATACGGGCGGCGGCACGGCGGCCGGCCGCTGGATCACGGTGTCGCCCGCCGGCCGGCCAGCCCTGCATGACACGGTCGCGGCCCTGCAGGACGACCGCAATCCGCTCGCGGGCTGCGGAGCAGGTTGA
- the pilV gene encoding type IV pilus modification protein PilV, with amino-acid sequence MEKPMTQVRMHGFTLVEVLVALVVMAVGLLGIAGLYVEGLRAGRTSVYRSAAVTLASDMADRIRANPDGLYAGTGPGVDNGCVNGGGDCTPEQMSQDDWFRWTRDLGRRLPAGATAIVAVQEFAPMTQFVITLTWPEIGQEAPVSYTLAMRL; translated from the coding sequence ATGGAAAAACCCATGACACAGGTCCGGATGCACGGCTTCACCCTGGTGGAAGTGCTCGTAGCGCTCGTGGTCATGGCCGTCGGGCTGCTCGGCATCGCCGGACTGTACGTCGAAGGTCTGCGCGCCGGGCGCACCTCGGTCTATCGCTCCGCCGCCGTCACCCTGGCGAGCGACATGGCGGATCGCATCCGCGCCAACCCGGACGGTCTCTATGCGGGGACGGGCCCCGGAGTGGACAACGGCTGCGTCAACGGCGGTGGCGACTGCACCCCCGAACAGATGTCGCAGGACGACTGGTTCCGCTGGACGCGCGACCTCGGGCGGCGGCTGCCAGCCGGTGCGACCGCCATCGTGGCCGTGCAGGAATTCGCCCCGATGACACAGTTCGTGATCACGTTGACCTGGCCGGAGATCGGGCAGGAGGCGCCGGTGAGCTACACGCTGGCGATGCGGCTGTGA
- a CDS encoding PilW family protein gives MSAIEHNERMARLPPGRCSGMTLIELMVALTIGLFLTWGAIQVYLQSKSNYRSTEVVTRLQENARFALDTLEPDLRLAGFWGRHRDPGRVSVPAGGIAVTCDGNDVSAWVLDLANPVDASDDNYDLGCGAFSTARADSDVLVVRHAGELIVPPQAGQVQLRSNLARAQLFDDGNEPTGFGAAAETRDLVVHAYYVDNASSFADDLPSLRRQTLVNGGLVEDQEMITGVENMQVQFGLDTNGDGRVERYVDPDDPDADTERIVAVRLWLLVRSEESPGPAFADNRPYLPPDANADSIEPGTALYPAQFQRLEVTKTVYLRNQAGPQGTR, from the coding sequence ATGAGCGCGATCGAACACAATGAGCGCATGGCCCGACTCCCGCCCGGCCGCTGCAGCGGCATGACGCTGATCGAACTGATGGTGGCGCTTACGATCGGATTGTTCCTCACCTGGGGCGCGATCCAGGTGTACCTCCAGAGCAAAAGCAATTACCGCTCCACCGAGGTCGTGACCCGGCTGCAGGAGAACGCCCGCTTCGCACTCGACACGCTCGAGCCTGACCTGCGGCTCGCCGGGTTCTGGGGCCGGCACCGCGACCCGGGCCGCGTCTCGGTGCCGGCGGGTGGCATCGCCGTCACCTGCGACGGCAACGACGTCTCGGCGTGGGTGCTCGACCTCGCCAATCCCGTCGATGCGAGCGACGACAACTACGACCTCGGCTGTGGCGCGTTCAGCACCGCGCGGGCGGACAGTGACGTGCTGGTCGTGCGGCACGCCGGCGAGCTCATCGTGCCGCCGCAGGCGGGCCAGGTGCAGCTGCGCAGCAACCTCGCCCGCGCGCAGCTCTTCGACGACGGCAACGAGCCCACCGGGTTCGGCGCGGCGGCCGAGACCCGCGACCTGGTGGTGCACGCCTATTACGTGGACAACGCATCGAGCTTCGCGGACGACCTCCCGTCGCTGCGCCGGCAGACGCTGGTCAACGGTGGCCTGGTGGAAGACCAGGAGATGATTACCGGTGTCGAGAACATGCAGGTGCAGTTCGGTCTCGACACCAATGGCGACGGCCGCGTGGAGCGCTACGTGGATCCGGACGATCCCGATGCCGACACCGAACGCATCGTGGCCGTGCGCCTCTGGCTGCTGGTGCGTTCGGAGGAATCGCCCGGGCCGGCGTTTGCCGACAACCGCCCGTACCTGCCACCGGATGCGAACGCGGACTCGATCGAACCGGGCACCGCGCTCTACCCGGCGCAGTTCCAGCGGCTGGAAGTCACCAAGACGGTATACCTGCGCAATCAGGCGGGGCCCCAGGGGACGCGATGA
- a CDS encoding PilX N-terminal domain-containing pilus assembly protein, with translation MSGARSIDRQRGAALVVGLVLLMVLTVLAISVMRTATLDLIMTGNAQFRENAFQLAESGTQSVVREAEGGAIDLSLVPDCPLLPKPWTDADLPWSAEVNIAELRGRFQTRLCLDGITTDMPGTSIGRFRQLHYRVESRGRTDQRNAEAIHVQGFFRNVEE, from the coding sequence ATGAGCGGCGCGCGATCCATCGACCGGCAACGCGGCGCGGCCCTGGTGGTGGGGCTCGTGCTGCTCATGGTGCTCACCGTGCTCGCCATCTCCGTCATGCGCACCGCCACCCTCGACCTCATCATGACGGGTAACGCGCAGTTCCGCGAGAACGCCTTCCAGCTCGCCGAGTCGGGCACGCAGTCGGTGGTGCGCGAGGCCGAGGGCGGCGCCATCGACCTGTCGCTGGTGCCGGATTGCCCGCTGTTGCCGAAGCCGTGGACGGACGCCGACCTGCCATGGAGCGCCGAGGTCAACATTGCCGAACTGCGCGGCCGCTTCCAGACCCGCCTGTGCCTCGACGGCATCACCACCGACATGCCGGGCACCAGCATCGGCCGGTTCCGCCAGCTGCACTATCGCGTCGAGTCGCGCGGTCGCACCGACCAGCGCAACGCCGAGGCGATCCATGTCCAGGGTTTCTTCCGCAATGTCGAAGAGTGA
- a CDS encoding PilC/PilY family type IV pilus protein, producing the protein MNFTLRPAVVAAAAAVALCTTTATRADDTEVFLAQVPPDESGGANILFIIDNSGSMDAELQTQAEWDPATSYTGCYDANALYFATGTEPPPCGSTAFVNKTANRCAAAASPLTNVGRYSDRLLGWNADPSRELWEPLTEGQPERLLECESDRGVDGDGPGANDFAANGPTGPWGPDESQEPGWNSAYTVFDGNWLNWRANPPQVTRTRLQVVQRVINDVLDSVENVNVGLMQFNDEEGGTVIHAVEGISGAREDLKTVVNGMTPLAFTPLSETLYEAALYFRRGNVDYGNVGPVRSVAAARVGGDPAGPQYLSPINVDCQKNFVVLLTDGEPTRDVSANNKIRNLPGFASLLGTCDGAGDGACLDDLAEYLYRTDASSGLAGTQTVSTYVIGFAVDVPLLESTAQRGGGQYYVADDTGSLAAALTAVVTNIVQSAGVFAAPTIPVSAFGQTPDQRDVYVSVFQPTGTAHWPGNLKKYQFRGGTLSGQDGATAINPATGFFAGDAFSFWSTAPDGDRVAEGGAASRIPAPSVRRVYTDLAGPDLLDAGNLVVAGNAAITETMLGVPASQRTDLINWIRGLDVLDSDADGNLTEARRQMGDPLHVRPVALNYGATAEDPDTVVFVATNDGFLHAVDADSGVELWTYVPSRLLGRQHTLYLDGPATNRLYGLDGEIRLFRGRIDGLTRSILVFGMGRGGDAVFALDVTARNAPVLLWQIDSTSPGFATLGQTWAAPPIAQVDIGGQVRPVVVLSGGYADSQDNRGLRTDNVGNAIFMVGLESGELLWSAGQSGAGHDLEFDRMRQSIPAAPRVLDLSGDGLADRFYVGDMGGRLWRFDILNGNGRGTLVSGGVLAALGAGDESSAPASEVRRFYATPDVVLVNCLRGTFLALNIGSGYRGHPLDTDVDDAFFSVRDANVYLPIATGDYADIEVDVGDLLDITDDPSATVPVDQAGWRLRMVEDEGEKILNSAITFSNTIFFTSFAPSERVSACSGGLGVNRAYQVDACNGWPVNNLDGSSEPGPLSTDDRFRLLSQTGIAPETVLLLTDNAGTKATECIGLECFAPDPNDPGGASNTFPRTYWTQEIQQ; encoded by the coding sequence ATGAACTTCACCCTCCGCCCTGCTGTCGTCGCTGCTGCCGCTGCGGTTGCGCTCTGCACGACCACGGCCACCCGCGCCGATGACACCGAGGTGTTTCTCGCCCAGGTGCCGCCCGATGAATCCGGCGGCGCCAACATCCTGTTCATCATCGACAACTCCGGCAGCATGGACGCCGAGTTGCAGACGCAGGCGGAGTGGGATCCGGCGACGTCGTACACGGGTTGCTACGACGCCAACGCGCTGTACTTCGCCACGGGCACCGAACCCCCGCCCTGCGGCAGCACTGCGTTCGTCAACAAGACCGCGAACCGGTGCGCCGCTGCGGCCAGCCCGCTCACGAACGTCGGCCGGTACAGCGATCGCCTCCTCGGCTGGAATGCGGACCCGAGCCGCGAACTCTGGGAACCGCTCACCGAGGGGCAGCCCGAGCGGCTGCTCGAATGCGAGTCCGACCGCGGCGTCGATGGCGACGGCCCCGGCGCCAACGACTTCGCGGCCAATGGGCCGACCGGACCCTGGGGCCCGGACGAGTCCCAGGAGCCGGGCTGGAACAGCGCTTACACGGTCTTCGACGGCAACTGGCTCAACTGGCGCGCCAATCCGCCGCAGGTCACGCGCACCCGCCTGCAGGTCGTGCAGCGGGTGATCAACGACGTGCTCGACTCCGTCGAGAACGTCAACGTGGGGCTGATGCAGTTCAACGACGAGGAAGGCGGCACCGTCATTCACGCCGTCGAGGGCATCAGCGGCGCGCGCGAGGATCTCAAGACCGTGGTCAACGGCATGACCCCGCTGGCATTCACGCCGCTCAGCGAGACCCTGTACGAGGCGGCGCTGTATTTCCGCCGCGGCAACGTGGATTACGGCAACGTCGGGCCGGTGCGCAGTGTGGCCGCCGCGCGCGTCGGCGGCGATCCCGCCGGCCCGCAATACCTCTCGCCGATCAACGTCGACTGCCAGAAGAATTTCGTGGTGTTGCTGACCGACGGCGAACCGACGCGGGATGTCAGCGCGAACAACAAGATCCGCAACCTGCCGGGCTTCGCCTCACTGCTCGGCACCTGCGATGGGGCCGGCGACGGGGCCTGCCTCGATGATCTCGCCGAGTATCTCTACCGCACGGACGCCAGCAGTGGCCTCGCCGGCACCCAGACCGTCTCGACCTACGTGATCGGCTTCGCGGTGGACGTGCCGCTGCTCGAATCCACGGCCCAGCGCGGCGGCGGCCAATACTATGTCGCCGACGACACCGGCAGCCTGGCGGCGGCGCTCACCGCCGTGGTGACCAACATCGTGCAAAGCGCCGGCGTGTTCGCGGCGCCGACGATTCCCGTCAGCGCCTTCGGTCAGACTCCCGACCAGCGCGACGTGTACGTGTCGGTCTTCCAGCCGACCGGCACCGCGCACTGGCCCGGCAACCTGAAGAAATACCAGTTCCGCGGCGGCACACTCAGCGGCCAGGACGGCGCTACGGCCATCAACCCGGCCACCGGCTTTTTCGCGGGTGATGCCTTCAGCTTCTGGTCCACCGCGCCCGACGGCGACCGGGTCGCGGAAGGTGGCGCGGCAAGCCGGATACCGGCGCCTTCGGTGCGCCGGGTGTACACCGACCTCGCCGGCCCTGACCTGCTCGACGCGGGCAACCTCGTCGTCGCCGGTAATGCCGCCATCACCGAAACGATGCTGGGCGTACCTGCAAGCCAGCGTACCGATCTCATCAACTGGATCCGCGGTCTCGACGTGCTCGACAGCGACGCCGACGGCAACCTGACCGAAGCGCGCCGCCAGATGGGCGATCCACTGCACGTACGCCCCGTCGCGCTCAATTACGGCGCCACGGCCGAAGATCCCGACACAGTGGTGTTCGTCGCCACCAACGATGGCTTCCTGCACGCCGTGGACGCCGATTCCGGCGTGGAGCTTTGGACCTACGTACCGTCACGCCTGCTCGGGCGGCAGCACACGCTGTACCTCGACGGGCCGGCGACCAACCGCCTCTACGGGCTCGACGGCGAGATCCGGCTGTTCCGCGGCAGGATCGACGGGTTAACGCGCAGCATTCTCGTCTTCGGCATGGGACGCGGCGGCGATGCCGTCTTTGCGCTCGACGTGACCGCACGCAACGCCCCCGTGCTGCTCTGGCAGATCGACAGCACCAGCCCCGGTTTCGCGACCCTCGGCCAGACCTGGGCGGCACCGCCGATTGCGCAGGTGGACATCGGCGGACAGGTCCGGCCGGTGGTCGTGCTGAGCGGCGGCTACGCCGACAGCCAGGACAATCGGGGGCTGCGCACGGACAACGTGGGCAACGCCATTTTCATGGTCGGCCTCGAGAGCGGCGAGCTGCTCTGGAGCGCCGGGCAGTCCGGCGCCGGCCACGACCTGGAGTTCGACCGCATGCGCCAATCGATCCCGGCCGCGCCGCGCGTGCTCGACCTGAGCGGTGACGGGCTCGCCGACCGCTTCTACGTCGGCGACATGGGCGGACGGCTGTGGCGCTTCGATATCCTCAACGGGAACGGACGCGGCACTCTGGTCTCAGGCGGCGTACTGGCGGCACTCGGCGCCGGCGACGAAAGCTCCGCGCCCGCCAGCGAAGTGCGGCGCTTCTACGCGACACCCGACGTGGTACTGGTCAATTGCCTGCGTGGCACCTTCCTCGCCCTGAACATCGGCTCCGGCTACCGCGGGCACCCGCTCGACACCGACGTAGACGACGCGTTCTTTTCCGTACGCGACGCCAACGTCTACCTGCCCATCGCCACCGGGGACTACGCCGACATCGAGGTCGACGTGGGCGATCTCCTCGACATCACCGATGACCCGTCCGCAACGGTACCGGTCGACCAGGCCGGCTGGCGGCTGCGCATGGTCGAGGACGAGGGCGAAAAGATCCTCAACAGCGCCATCACTTTCAGCAACACGATCTTCTTTACCTCGTTCGCGCCGAGCGAGCGCGTGAGCGCCTGCTCCGGCGGCCTCGGAGTGAACCGCGCCTACCAGGTCGACGCCTGCAACGGCTGGCCGGTCAACAACCTCGACGGCAGCAGTGAACCCGGCCCGCTCAGCACCGACGATCGCTTCCGCCTGCTCAGCCAGACCGGCATTGCGCCGGAGACCGTGCTGCTCCTGACCGACAACGCGGGCACGAAGGCGACCGAGTGCATCGGACTGGAGTGCTTCGCGCCCGACCCCAATGACCCCGGCGGCGCCTCGAACACCTTCCCGCGGACCTACTGGACCCAGGAAATCCAGCAGTGA
- a CDS encoding type IV pilin protein, whose protein sequence is MRPGAAARGFTLIELLVTLAILGIVTTLAVGGYREYLRRANRTDATTALLRISAAQEKFYVQNGQYAGDAELAGDPPAGLGIAGTERGYYTLAIAIDPGGPTIGYTATATADAAGAQGDDEGCWSFSINERGVRSAADDGGATGAAVTERCWR, encoded by the coding sequence ATGCGGCCGGGGGCGGCGGCACGCGGTTTCACGCTGATCGAACTGCTGGTCACCCTCGCCATACTCGGAATCGTCACGACCCTGGCGGTGGGCGGTTACCGCGAGTACCTGCGGCGCGCCAATCGCACCGACGCCACCACGGCGCTGCTGCGCATCTCCGCTGCGCAGGAGAAGTTCTACGTGCAGAACGGCCAGTACGCGGGCGACGCTGAACTGGCGGGTGATCCGCCGGCCGGTCTCGGCATCGCCGGCACCGAGCGGGGCTACTACACGCTCGCGATCGCGATCGACCCCGGCGGCCCCACGATCGGGTATACCGCGACTGCGACGGCGGATGCGGCTGGCGCCCAAGGCGACGACGAGGGCTGCTGGAGCTTTTCCATCAATGAGCGCGGCGTGCGCTCGGCTGCCGACGACGGCGGCGCCACCGGAGCCGCGGTGACCGAGCGCTGTTGGCGCTGA
- the lspA gene encoding signal peptidase II codes for MATGAEGNGAVTGSKDRPAWRGWLLLSLAVVVLDQFTKLQITGSLDLYQRIAVLPFLDIVRLHNTGAAFSLLAEASGWQNWLFTGVAALVSIGILWWLTRLPRRGKRVLALGLALLLGGAIGNLIDRVLYGYVVDFILLYYGEWSYPAFNVADSAITVGVVLVLFDGLVLEKRSAAA; via the coding sequence ATGGCGACGGGCGCGGAGGGCAACGGAGCGGTCACCGGGTCGAAGGATCGCCCGGCCTGGCGCGGCTGGCTGCTGTTATCCCTGGCGGTGGTCGTTCTCGACCAGTTCACCAAGCTGCAGATCACCGGGTCGCTGGATCTCTACCAGCGTATTGCCGTGCTGCCGTTTCTCGACATCGTGCGGCTGCACAACACGGGCGCGGCATTCAGCCTGCTCGCTGAAGCGTCCGGGTGGCAGAACTGGCTGTTCACGGGTGTAGCCGCGCTGGTGAGCATCGGCATCCTGTGGTGGCTGACACGCCTGCCGCGCCGGGGCAAGCGCGTGCTGGCGCTCGGCCTCGCGTTACTGCTCGGCGGGGCCATCGGCAATCTCATCGACCGGGTGCTCTACGGCTACGTGGTCGATTTCATCCTGCTCTATTACGGGGAGTGGTCGTATCCAGCCTTCAACGTCGCGGATTCGGCGATCACCGTCGGCGTGGTGCTGGTGCTGTTCGACGGGCTGGTGCTGGAGAAACGCAGCGCGGCCGCCTGA
- the ileS gene encoding isoleucine--tRNA ligase → MKASLAQREPAMLARWEADDYYGRIRQACAGRPPFVLMDGPPYANGQIHIGHAVNKVLKDMVVKSKTLSGFDAPYIPGWDCHGLPIELEVEKKHGKVGQKLDPAQFREACRRYAREQVQSQGRDFRRLGVLGDWGRPYLTLDARFEAEQVRGFARILANGHVYRGYKPVHWCLDCGSALAEAEVEYADKGSAAIDVRFVVADAADFYAKLRRAGVDVAGDGTPIAVPIWTTTPWTLPANQAVALAPELPYVLVEVRLAKGVERLVLAEGLAEAALARFGAGDWRRLATLRGEALRGVMLQHPFYERQVPVITGDFVTLEAGTGAVHTAPGHGQDDFRAGVEHGLPLDNPVDGNGVYVPGTGRFAGMHIYKANEAIVALLSNEGRLLASGKVTHSYPHCWRHKTPLIFRATPQWFIGLDQNGLREASLRAIAAVKWIPAWGEQRIHGMVAGRPDWCISRQRAWGVPIPLFVARNGGELHPRTAQLLEAVAARMDQAGVEAWFELDPAALLGAEAGQYEKVTDTMDVWMDSGLVHHCLDRSRAEIGYPAGLYLEGSDQHRGWFQSSLLTAVAMHGSAPYREVLTHGFTVDEKGHKMSKSLGNVVAPQQVVSTLGADVLRLWVAATDYRGEMSVSEEILRRMSDSYRRMRNTARFVLGNLHGFDPREHQVLAQDMVDLDRWALARAGELQDEIVAAYGSYEFHRVYQLLHNFCVVDLGGFYLDVIKDRLYTTPDGSPARRSAQTALYHIGEAMVRWLAPVLSFTAEEIWNALPGPRDVTVFTSTWHEIPRVGGVRADWTRLLQVRECVARALESLRAAGRIGSGLDAAVTVYAEGATAAALAALGEELRFVFITSAASVAPATGRPDAALEGPAGSGFWVAAEPTEAAKCVRCWHRRADVGAAPAHPQLCARCATNVEGPGERRAWA, encoded by the coding sequence ATGAAGGCGAGTCTCGCCCAGCGTGAGCCGGCCATGCTGGCCCGGTGGGAGGCCGATGACTACTACGGCCGCATCCGCCAGGCGTGCGCCGGGAGACCGCCGTTCGTGCTGATGGACGGCCCGCCCTACGCCAATGGGCAGATCCACATCGGGCACGCGGTCAACAAGGTGCTCAAGGACATGGTGGTCAAGTCGAAGACGCTCTCCGGCTTCGACGCGCCCTACATTCCGGGCTGGGACTGCCACGGCCTGCCGATCGAACTCGAGGTGGAGAAGAAGCACGGCAAGGTCGGGCAGAAGCTCGACCCGGCGCAGTTCCGCGAGGCCTGCCGCCGCTATGCCCGCGAGCAGGTGCAAAGTCAGGGACGCGATTTCCGCCGACTCGGCGTGCTCGGTGACTGGGGACGACCCTACCTCACGCTTGATGCGCGGTTCGAAGCCGAACAGGTGCGTGGCTTCGCACGCATCCTCGCCAACGGGCACGTATACCGCGGCTACAAGCCGGTGCACTGGTGCCTCGACTGCGGCTCGGCGCTGGCGGAGGCCGAAGTCGAGTATGCGGACAAGGGGTCGGCCGCGATCGACGTGCGTTTCGTGGTGGCGGACGCGGCCGATTTCTACGCGAAGCTGCGGCGCGCCGGCGTGGACGTGGCTGGCGACGGCACGCCGATTGCGGTGCCCATCTGGACCACCACGCCTTGGACGCTGCCCGCAAACCAGGCGGTCGCGCTGGCGCCGGAGCTGCCCTACGTTCTCGTCGAGGTGCGGCTGGCGAAAGGCGTTGAACGCCTGGTTCTCGCCGAGGGGCTCGCCGAGGCGGCGCTCGCCCGCTTCGGTGCGGGCGACTGGCGCCGGCTGGCGACATTGCGTGGCGAGGCGCTGCGCGGCGTGATGTTGCAGCACCCGTTCTACGAACGGCAGGTGCCGGTGATCACCGGCGATTTTGTGACGCTCGAAGCGGGCACCGGCGCGGTTCACACGGCCCCGGGCCACGGCCAGGATGATTTTCGCGCCGGCGTGGAACACGGGTTGCCGCTCGACAATCCGGTGGACGGCAACGGCGTGTACGTGCCGGGTACCGGCCGTTTCGCGGGCATGCATATTTACAAGGCGAACGAGGCGATTGTCGCGCTGCTCTCGAACGAAGGCCGGCTGCTCGCATCGGGCAAAGTCACGCACAGCTACCCACATTGCTGGCGGCACAAGACGCCCCTGATCTTTCGTGCCACCCCGCAATGGTTCATCGGCCTCGATCAGAACGGCCTGCGTGAGGCGAGCCTGCGCGCGATCGCAGCGGTGAAGTGGATTCCGGCCTGGGGCGAACAGCGCATCCACGGCATGGTGGCCGGGCGTCCGGACTGGTGCATCTCGCGCCAGCGCGCCTGGGGCGTGCCGATCCCGCTGTTCGTCGCCAGGAACGGCGGTGAACTGCATCCGCGGACGGCGCAACTGCTGGAGGCGGTGGCGGCACGCATGGACCAGGCCGGCGTCGAGGCATGGTTCGAGCTCGATCCCGCGGCGCTGCTTGGTGCCGAAGCCGGGCAGTACGAAAAAGTCACCGACACGATGGACGTCTGGATGGACTCGGGGCTGGTGCACCATTGCCTCGATCGCAGCCGCGCGGAGATCGGTTATCCCGCCGGCCTGTACCTGGAGGGTTCCGACCAGCACCGCGGCTGGTTCCAGAGTTCGCTGCTCACCGCGGTGGCGATGCATGGTAGCGCTCCGTATCGCGAGGTCCTGACCCACGGCTTCACCGTGGACGAGAAGGGCCACAAGATGTCGAAGTCGCTCGGCAACGTGGTCGCGCCCCAGCAGGTCGTCTCCACGCTTGGGGCCGATGTGCTGCGGTTATGGGTCGCCGCCACCGATTACCGCGGCGAGATGAGCGTGTCCGAGGAAATCCTGCGGCGCATGTCGGACTCCTACCGGCGCATGCGCAATACCGCACGCTTCGTACTCGGCAACCTGCATGGCTTCGACCCGCGCGAGCACCAGGTGCTGGCGCAGGATATGGTGGATCTCGACCGCTGGGCGCTCGCGCGGGCGGGCGAGCTCCAGGACGAGATCGTGGCCGCCTACGGCAGCTACGAGTTTCATCGCGTGTACCAGCTGCTGCACAATTTCTGCGTCGTGGATCTGGGTGGCTTTTATCTCGACGTCATCAAGGATCGCCTCTACACCACACCGGATGGGAGCCCCGCGCGACGCTCGGCGCAGACCGCGCTCTATCACATCGGCGAGGCGATGGTGCGCTGGCTTGCGCCGGTCCTGAGCTTTACGGCCGAAGAAATCTGGAATGCGTTGCCCGGCCCGCGCGACGTCACCGTGTTCACCTCGACCTGGCACGAGATCCCTCGCGTCGGCGGCGTGCGCGCCGACTGGACGCGGCTGCTGCAGGTGCGTGAATGCGTGGCCCGGGCACTCGAGTCGCTGCGTGCGGCCGGGCGAATCGGCTCGGGCCTCGACGCGGCCGTCACCGTCTACGCCGAAGGCGCCACGGCCGCGGCGCTGGCGGCACTCGGCGAGGAGCTGCGGTTCGTGTTCATCACCTCGGCGGCGTCGGTTGCGCCTGCCACCGGGCGGCCGGATGCCGCGCTGGAAGGCCCGGCCGGATCCGGTTTCTGGGTGGCGGCCGAACCGACGGAGGCGGCCAAGTGCGTGCGCTGCTGGCACCGTCGCGCCGATGTCGGCGCGGCACCGGCGCACCCCCAGTTGTGCGCCCGGTGTGCGACGAATGTCGAGGGCCCCGGCGAGCGCCGGGCCTGGGCCTGA